From Gossypium raimondii isolate GPD5lz chromosome 11, ASM2569854v1, whole genome shotgun sequence:
TACAATTGAAGAGTTTcttcaaagtcaaaataatttaatgccTATCAGATATTCTTATTATGAAGTGAAGAAAATGACGAGAGATTTCAAAGATAAGCTAGGTGAGGGGGGTTATGGCTCGGTGTTTAAAGGGAAGCTTCGTAGCAATCATCTTGTGGCGATAAAATTGTTGGGTAATGTAAAAGGTAATGGACAAGATTTCATTAATGAAGTTGCTACACTCGGAAGGATTCATCATGTTAATGTGGCGAAACTTATTGGATTTTGTGTGGAGGGAACAAAACAAGCACTTGTTTACGATTTTATGCCGAATGGATCTCTAGATAGAATCGTATTTGGCAAAGATGATAAAGCACTTCTAAGTTGGCAAAAAATGTTTGATATTGCACACGGGATTGCTCGAGGGATAGAATACTTGCATCAAGGATGTGATATGCagattttacattttgatatcAAGCCACACAATATTCTTTTAGATGAGAACTTTACACCCAAAGTTTCGGATTTCGGTCTTGCTAAACTATATTCTGTAGATGATAGCATTGTATCACTAACTGCAGCACGAGGTACAATTGGATACATTGCTCCTGAACTAATCTACAAAAACCTCGGAGGCATCTCGTATAAAGCCGATGTTTATAGCTTCGGAATGTTATTAATGGAAATTGTTGGAAGGAGGAAGAATATGAATGCATTGGTCGAACAAACAAGTCAAACATACTTCCCATCATGGATTTACGACCGATATCATCGAGGAGAAGATATAGATTTGAAAGATGTAACGGATGATGAAAAGATTATTGTGAAAAAGATGGTGATCACAGCTTCTTGGTGCATACAAATCAAGCCAAGCGAACGTCCTTCAATGAGCAAAGTCTTGGAGATGTTTGAAACTGATGTCACGCTTCTCCAAATGCCTCCGAGACCTTTTCAACTTCCTTTTGAAGTATCGACTAAGGATCAATCCTATgataattcaaccaattcagCCGAAGATCGATCACATGGCACTACAACTACAGGGACATCTAagtttccttcttcttcttcttcaaaggAATCTAGCTTAAATATTATGTAACCCATCAAACTTTAATTATTGCAATATATTAGATCTGATTATATTTATACAAGCGTCTTATCTCGTACAtcgagttttaatttaattagtatcaTTATTGTTACAATAATTAAGAGAGTGTGGATTTAAATGCACTTAAGCgtatttttttcgaattaaatatttaaaaagtatgaGTATATGCAAGCATTGTATTAAAAAGTTATCATGTTCATTACAAAACAAAGTCAAATTATAAGATTAATCAAGGGTTAATAGGATAAAATGAGTTTGAACTATGGTCTATATTTTAGATTGATCCCTAatcttaaaacattttaattgagttattaaaatattggtaTCGTATCAATCAAGTACTTTTATAAACTAATCATTAGATTGGGTGTTAAGTGCTTGCTCAAATTCgatctaaaatatatttaaaatacatagaCTAGATTGTAATTGTAAATACATGCACCTATTGCATAAATAACTTGGGTTTGatggatttttaaaaaataaccttCCTATATTTTATTGacaatatatgttttaaacttaTCATATCCAAATTGTTTATGGCGTAGATACATATGTTTCAATTTGATTCacaagttttaaatataatcaaGCCGTTTGTTCTTATTTATAAATAGATAACCAAACATGTTTAGGCCCAcccatattatattttatttttagtataattattACCAtgctatttctttcttttattaattttctaaacataaaaatttaacattatataaattacataatatttaaaagatattataaaCTTCAAAATGAATTAAACTCAAGTTTTGAATATTAGAACTTTAActtaactcatattttaaacgggATTGATTATTTTATCCAAGCTCctttttattctaatatttttatctcaaCCCTCTCAAGTTATGAGCAAGTTTTTGGACTTATTCAAATAGCCTGACCTAATAAGTCTAATTTGAATTgacatttactatttaaattgattacCAAATTGATGAAAAGACGTATTAATATAAtgctaatatttttatctcaaCTCTCTCGTACACTTATTGGTATTAGTTCAAGCATGTTACCTccaatatcgtataaaaatactttaaaaagaatatttaaataattaaggattattagtaattaataaaatggaGGACTTTTCTcatataaaactattttaactTGACAATGTTTTCAACTTAGACATGTGTGTgactatatttaaaaaaaaaaaaaaggaaaaaagtgtGCTCACATTGGCTTCTATTTTCAAAGGAGAAGACTTTAGgacaagaaaataattaaaagggaAGAAGACACTCAATTGCGGCAACTGTGCTCACGTTCACATTGCCTTCCATTTTCAAAGCGCTACGTTTCATTATGGAAATACCCAAAAACAAGACACCGTGAAATTTAACTTTTAGATATTATGTTGACATTCAAAATTTGTATAGATTTTGATTGGTATGAATATCATTATCAATGTAAGAAGATTTAAGTTTGAATGTATTAAAGtacattatcctcttatttacgGGTTGAAATGATCtatatctaatttttatattgtgtcaaaaagaatgATGTAatcaaaatctataataaaattattcaaaaaaatcaattttttaaaaataagttaaatcttattaaattatataatttatgatagttttgtaatattttatatatacacaaatatacaaaatattaaagtaaactATTTAATTAGTCATCCAATTTTTAAGACGTTTACCTAAAATGAAATTCTCGCAATTTCGTCATCTAATTTTAGGTATTTTCATTCTAATTACTCAAacattaaacatcaaacaatAGTTGTTGACTATACACGCCATATCACATTTACCTTTTCATCTTGATCACCTAACTTCTAAAtcgttttattttaattataaaaaatatttttttaaatattgatcaGAGTAAAAATTACTCAAGAttaaagtaaaaagtaaaaagaaataaaaatatataataatgcaTTGTCAATATATACTTATTTactccttttaatttttatattaaaatcttaaatttcaaaacatcaaaatcaattaaataaattattaagaaaattatcCCTAAATAGTATAACCAAATTGATATtatgatattgaaattaattaattaatttaatctcttaaatttatgttttcaaattaaaattaactcaaatgtgacattttttctgtaaaaaaattaaatatttccaTAGACAATGCATACCCGTACCCAATATTCGAGAGTCAGAGTCACATGGCAAGAAATAACACAAAAAAGAGCCCAAGAGAAGTGCTTGCCCTATTCAATCTTTCAAAAGAGAACAAACATTTTCAGTATTCCTTTACTTTGCATCTTTTGATGTGATCAACAAAgcattgaaaacaaaaatggagtAAAACAATTATCAGTAGGAATTTCCATGAACTAGTAGGGTTCATAATTAGCAGTTCTATCAAGACTATTTTTCGGGTTGTTCCCGTATTTTACAAACAAGCCATAGTCACTGGCTAAAGAAAATTCGGACAACGAATCACTAACCTGTTCCAGGTTCTCGTGATACCCAAAGTCGGGTTGCATAGATGAGTATGAATCGTAAACATAACCTGTCTCCTCTAACGCAAACCGAGTATAGGGTCTACTAGTAGAAAACATTCTACAAGAAACCGTGTTGTAAGAGGAGGATTCCGGTGTTGATAAGTTATTGAAGATTGAGAACGTATCTCCATTGCTTGCATCAGCATAATCTACGGTACTGAATGAGTCTCTAGCACTCTCCGTTGTGAAAGATGCCTCGTCTGAGCTTGTGAAAAGGGACCAATCACTTGATGTAGCATCGGAGAACTCCATGTTAATAGGATCAGGAATGTTACCATTTGTGCTCTGCCTAAGAATGTCATTACCATTGTGGTTGTAACAACCGGTTGCAGTTCTGGGACTGAAATCTGATACATGCTTGGGGCCAACAGAGCAGTTGCCAGATTTACTTTGTGCTGCTCGTGAAGGCCTCTCGGTTTTTGATACGAGGTGCCTAGTAGGAACTTGCTTCCGTATGCTCTTTTCAGTGAATTCTCTTTGAAGACGAGGACATGACCTTTGGAAGAATCATATAATTTCAAGAGATAGAAAAGAGCATCAATACAGAAACCAAAAGTAAGATTCAACACGACAAAGATATTATAGCAACAAAACTGACTGGAGTTTCAACATTTAAAGCCGCAacattacataacttatatgtTATCCACATAGAAGATTGGTGATAATTAAGATGCAAGAAATTGCTAAGAAGTAACATTGTAAGGCAATATCGACAAAATCTAGCCGGCTACATGGCTAGAAAACCGAGTAAGGGAAAAGGGAATAAAAATAAGGGAGAAAACACGGAAAGGAAGATGGGTGTCTACCTCATGTAAAATAAGATGTATGCGCCCTCAGACATCACCTGGCTCATTGAGACTGGACATACCTGTAAATGAAAAGGGAATCAAAACCGTATTTCAATACGGTTGCAATGAAAAAGAATCCGGACAAAATAGCTAGAacttacatatttaaaaaaatgcaaacaATCGTGTTAACTCATGAAATATACAACATGCTGACAAATGTTCATGGAATAACAGAACGAAAGCTATAGTTCGAATAAACAATCACTGGCTATCTTTTATACCTCAGTATCATCTATCCTGAACCAGTTGCCTCGCAAATCTTTTACGTATGACACATAATGTCCTGAAAAAGATGCATTCAGGGTATCCAAATGCACCACAACAGCATAAAGCATGTAAAGTGGGGGGATGTCACCTGTTCCAGTCATAAAAGGAACCATGTCGAGCATGTCGGGGAAAGTGATACACTTGTTTATTTTCCCATATTTTCCCTCCTGATTAAGCAACAGCCATATCAAAAAATAGTCATCAAATAACAAACAAACCAAAAAGCAGTTTTAGCAAATACTTCAAGTCAACAGATACGGAGACAGGAATGCGAGACTTGGAAGGTCATATTCCCATAACCATACggatatttcaagaaaaatgagaagTCGGAGCAACATAGCAAGTTCTGAGATATGCTATAGCACTTATAACATGACATTAATAGAGGAGTTGGTATGGCGTAGAGCGGAATGGTACCTGAAACCGCTTTAAGACAATTGTCAGTATATTAGGAGCCTCATCTATGCACAACTGCTTACGAGCCCGAACATAACTGGCACACCTGCAGAGCCGATAAACCAGAAAAATTCAGATCTAGTCTAACAAAGGAATTTTCAATAACACAATAAAATAAGGTTTTCACACCTTCCACACCGGTACATGTTTTCGCCATCCAAATCTTCGGGTGTCGTAAACTGAGTTAGTGCATCTTCCAATGATTCAACCCAACCATATATCTCTAAAGTAAGATCCATAATGTTTTCATATCTTTCCGACTCATGAAAACATCGTAGACATTTTACCTGATTACATGGAGATCGATCATACATATTGTGTAATATAAAAGGCTAACAAAGTAAAGTAACTATAAACACCTTTGATCGAAGACGCCCACCAAAAGTATGTTGTATAAATGTCGTCTCTTGCAACCTCGGGTCAACCTTGTGTTCCCCACCTAATCTCTCCAAGCATATGGATTGCATTGAAGCAACCAGGAGTCTAATGGACAAGAAATGAACTTTCAGAGAGCCAAGGAGATGAAATTTTCATTCTCATGATAAACACGTAAAAACATGAAGCAAAACTCAAAAATCTCGACACATAATGAGGGGGAAAATTAAGGGTTTGGGGGGATATTGGAtattgaatcatgtaaacctCAAGAACTCATGTGCATCTTCCTGGCTTCCATCACCCATCTGACAATTAATACTTCGGATGTGCGAAAGGATCCTAGTAGAAGACAAGGGGCCCCCACTCTCTCTTAACAACATCACATGTTGTTCAAGCTCACACATAAGACACCAATCTTTCCCATAACCTACAATGAATTAAAAAGTTATGCTATGCATGTGGCCAAACAGTGACATCATTCTCATGTACAAATAACAAACAAgtgaacataaaaattttaaaaaaaaagtacagGCTCTTGAATGTGATTGACGCAGCAAATAGATGCTGAGAGGCTTTGTGCAGGTTAAACACTGCAGAACAGCATTGGCATAACAA
This genomic window contains:
- the LOC105761376 gene encoding rust resistance kinase Lr10, which translates into the protein MLKLELPLLSSLILIFLLFLCPQSSISRTLTKRCGVTQCGNVNISHPFRLKTQPPECGDRRFELDCEADINQLTFYRRYNKFQVHEIFYENSTLTVSYQNQVTGNCSLPPTGRFNEDFFFCEKLLFPAWLIDDEKLRDRYRFLYIVNCTSPVNSSIYVAADRCRNRSSDSFPTGSFFYFLDWDTTFPRDFDQSCTVVADWIPIKGKKNITALSTAEIYEKLSMGFELTWSNPQGQDLCSGKLSFTQILAKVRDALIDYLNSFTYYIIHRPLISAFNGFPPETDRTYIMCIGITGGVILLRMLVGIFILIVVVTIKFRRRHLSADDTIEEFLQSQNNLMPIRYSYYEVKKMTRDFKDKLGEGGYGSVFKGKLRSNHLVAIKLLGNVKGNGQDFINEVATLGRIHHVNVAKLIGFCVEGTKQALVYDFMPNGSLDRIVFGKDDKALLSWQKMFDIAHGIARGIEYLHQGCDMQILHFDIKPHNILLDENFTPKVSDFGLAKLYSVDDSIVSLTAARGTIGYIAPELIYKNLGGISYKADVYSFGMLLMEIVGRRKNMNALVEQTSQTYFPSWIYDRYHRGEDIDLKDVTDDEKIIVKKMVITASWCIQIKPSERPSMSKVLEMFETDVTLLQMPPRPFQLPFEVSTKDQSYDNSTNSAEDRSHGTTTTGTSKFPSSSSSKESSLNIM
- the LOC105761375 gene encoding ubiquitin carboxyl-terminal hydrolase 15 isoform X3 — translated: MLEPREADIPALFLVLVVLPLVAYFLLGKWSEASKKQEQISLLAQLAAEEALRAETMAAASVIPLVPSSKNGLHACAWCFGPATTRCSRCKAVKYCSGRCQIIHWRQVHKQECLQLENTSSSSSPSVASFGESALLGDNMNSQFFGDCSTVDSSQDSLADMRSTEKRIPCKSNKDMLQREDATIFDSCEETSRTRASSSASNNISLKEAFIRHKLRTSGFVESEEGMLRPQNANGSTMHTQRQNASMVMHENHKHQSQCGNKSEPKSNYKFSCPPYSAKDGLSAREAENALFQSSENLVNRENGYSGESVELDCSGMTAVKECTKARSSVHSLGPKISKSPKLAAKVPGEQLLGPKISKSPKLAAKVPGEQLCPEMGRKGQIPNELISGMAGAIPAQGTNGAASGGIMEMMGLKKSTKPARSSFSVLCGERRKKIKTLFPYEEFVKFFQCEAFDLSPRGLLNIGNSCYANAVLQCLTCTKPLSIYLLRQSHSRACYGKDWCLMCELEQHVMLLRESGGPLSSTRILSHIRSINCQMGDGSQEDAHEFLRLLVASMQSICLERLGGEHKVDPRLQETTFIQHTFGGRLRSKVKCLRCFHESERYENIMDLTLEIYGWVESLEDALTQFTTPEDLDGENMYRCGRCASYVRARKQLCIDEAPNILTIVLKRFQEGKYGKINKCITFPDMLDMVPFMTGTGDIPPLYMLYAVVVHLDTLNASFSGHYVSYVKDLRGNWFRIDDTEVCPVSMSQVMSEGAYILFYMRSCPRLQREFTEKSIRKQVPTRHLVSKTERPSRAAQSKSGNCSVGPKHVSDFSPRTATGCYNHNGNDILRQSTNGNIPDPINMEFSDATSSDWSLFTSSDEASFTTESARDSFSTVDYADASNGDTFSIFNNLSTPESSSYNTVSCRMFSTSRPYTRFALEETGYVYDSYSSMQPDFGYHENLEQVSDSLSEFSLASDYGLFVKYGNNPKNSLDRTANYEPY
- the LOC105761375 gene encoding ubiquitin carboxyl-terminal hydrolase 15 isoform X2, producing MLEPREADIPALFLVLVVLPLVAYFLLGKWSEASKKQEQISLLAQLAAEEALRAETMAAASVIPLVPSSKNGLHACAWCFGPATTRCSRCKAVKYCSGRCQIIHWRQVHKQECLQLENTSSSSSPSVASFGESALLGDNMNSQFFGDCSTVDSSQDSLADMRSTEKRIPCKSNKDMLQREDATIFDSCEETSRTRASSSASNNISLKEAFIRHKLRTSGFVESEEGMLRPQNANGSTMHTQRQNASMVMHENHKHQSQCGNKSEPKSNYKFSCPPYSAKDGLSAREAENALFQSSENLVNRENGYSGESVELDCSGMTAVKECTKARSSVHSLGPKISKSPKLAAKVPGEQLLGPKISKSPKLAAKVPGEQLCPEMGRKGQIPNELKVSGMAGAIPAQGTNGAASGGIMEMMGLKKSTKPARSSFSVLCGERRKKIKTLFPYEEFVKFFQCEAFDLSPRGLLNIGNSCYANAVLQCLTCTKPLSIYLLRQSHSRACYGKDWCLMCELEQHVMLLRESGGPLSSTRILSHIRSINCQMGDGSQEDAHEFLRLLVASMQSICLERLGGEHKVDPRLQETTFIQHTFGGRLRSKVKCLRCFHESERYENIMDLTLEIYGWVESLEDALTQFTTPEDLDGENMYRCGRCASYVRARKQLCIDEAPNILTIVLKRFQEGKYGKINKCITFPDMLDMVPFMTGTGDIPPLYMLYAVVVHLDTLNASFSGHYVSYVKDLRGNWFRIDDTEVCPVSMSQVMSEGAYILFYMRSCPRLQREFTEKSIRKQVPTRHLVSKTERPSRAAQSKSGNCSVGPKHVSDFSPRTATGCYNHNGNDILRQSTNGNIPDPINMEFSDATSSDWSLFTSSDEASFTTESARDSFSTVDYADASNGDTFSIFNNLSTPESSSYNTVSCRMFSTSRPYTRFALEETGYVYDSYSSMQPDFGYHENLEQVSDSLSEFSLASDYGLFVKYGNNPKNSLDRTANYEPY
- the LOC105761375 gene encoding ubiquitin carboxyl-terminal hydrolase 15 isoform X1, with amino-acid sequence MLEPREADIPALFLVLVVLPLVAYFLLGKWSEASKKQEQISLLAQLAAEEALRAETMAAASVIPLVPSSKNGLHACAWCFGPATTRCSRCKAVKYCSGRCQIIHWRQVHKQECLQLENTSSSSSPSVASFGESALLGDNMNSQFFGYINKQAIIKTAPLDHTNICPLTTVVFANRDCSTVDSSQDSLADMRSTEKRIPCKSNKDMLQREDATIFDSCEETSRTRASSSASNNISLKEAFIRHKLRTSGFVESEEGMLRPQNANGSTMHTQRQNASMVMHENHKHQSQCGNKSEPKSNYKFSCPPYSAKDGLSAREAENALFQSSENLVNRENGYSGESVELDCSGMTAVKECTKARSSVHSLGPKISKSPKLAAKVPGEQLLGPKISKSPKLAAKVPGEQLCPEMGRKGQIPNELKVSGMAGAIPAQGTNGAASGGIMEMMGLKKSTKPARSSFSVLCGERRKKIKTLFPYEEFVKFFQCEAFDLSPRGLLNIGNSCYANAVLQCLTCTKPLSIYLLRQSHSRACYGKDWCLMCELEQHVMLLRESGGPLSSTRILSHIRSINCQMGDGSQEDAHEFLRLLVASMQSICLERLGGEHKVDPRLQETTFIQHTFGGRLRSKVKCLRCFHESERYENIMDLTLEIYGWVESLEDALTQFTTPEDLDGENMYRCGRCASYVRARKQLCIDEAPNILTIVLKRFQEGKYGKINKCITFPDMLDMVPFMTGTGDIPPLYMLYAVVVHLDTLNASFSGHYVSYVKDLRGNWFRIDDTEVCPVSMSQVMSEGAYILFYMRSCPRLQREFTEKSIRKQVPTRHLVSKTERPSRAAQSKSGNCSVGPKHVSDFSPRTATGCYNHNGNDILRQSTNGNIPDPINMEFSDATSSDWSLFTSSDEASFTTESARDSFSTVDYADASNGDTFSIFNNLSTPESSSYNTVSCRMFSTSRPYTRFALEETGYVYDSYSSMQPDFGYHENLEQVSDSLSEFSLASDYGLFVKYGNNPKNSLDRTANYEPY
- the LOC105761375 gene encoding ubiquitin carboxyl-terminal hydrolase 15 isoform X4, whose translation is MRSTEKRIPCKSNKDMLQREDATIFDSCEETSRTRASSSASNNISLKEAFIRHKLRTSGFVESEEGMLRPQNANGSTMHTQRQNASMVMHENHKHQSQCGNKSEPKSNYKFSCPPYSAKDGLSAREAENALFQSSENLVNRENGYSGESVELDCSGMTAVKECTKARSSVHSLGPKISKSPKLAAKVPGEQLLGPKISKSPKLAAKVPGEQLCPEMGRKGQIPNELKVSGMAGAIPAQGTNGAASGGIMEMMGLKKSTKPARSSFSVLCGERRKKIKTLFPYEEFVKFFQCEAFDLSPRGLLNIGNSCYANAVLQCLTCTKPLSIYLLRQSHSRACYGKDWCLMCELEQHVMLLRESGGPLSSTRILSHIRSINCQMGDGSQEDAHEFLRLLVASMQSICLERLGGEHKVDPRLQETTFIQHTFGGRLRSKVKCLRCFHESERYENIMDLTLEIYGWVESLEDALTQFTTPEDLDGENMYRCGRCASYVRARKQLCIDEAPNILTIVLKRFQEGKYGKINKCITFPDMLDMVPFMTGTGDIPPLYMLYAVVVHLDTLNASFSGHYVSYVKDLRGNWFRIDDTEVCPVSMSQVMSEGAYILFYMRSCPRLQREFTEKSIRKQVPTRHLVSKTERPSRAAQSKSGNCSVGPKHVSDFSPRTATGCYNHNGNDILRQSTNGNIPDPINMEFSDATSSDWSLFTSSDEASFTTESARDSFSTVDYADASNGDTFSIFNNLSTPESSSYNTVSCRMFSTSRPYTRFALEETGYVYDSYSSMQPDFGYHENLEQVSDSLSEFSLASDYGLFVKYGNNPKNSLDRTANYEPY